One segment of Salvia splendens isolate huo1 chromosome 20, SspV2, whole genome shotgun sequence DNA contains the following:
- the LOC121782226 gene encoding zinc finger CCCH domain-containing protein 48-like, whose translation MDADGGRRIFNRLGPSSSSDSNGRQQKVCFHWEKGKCTRNPCPFLHGELPTAANGKRGHQGFGAEDNYRGGGGLRRSGNYNFNNSNHNNSWGRPQSQQPVSGNRTFVRKVEKKICSYWVQGSCRYGDTCKFLHQWSTDSFTLLTPLEGHKQAVTGITLPSGSDKLYSGSEDETVRIWDCQSGQLAGVVNMGCSVGCMLSEGPWVFVGLTNLVKAWNIQTSMELSLSGPVGQVYSLVVGNDLLFAGNKDGSILAWKFNAVTNCFEPAASLLGHTLAVVTLVVGGNRMYSGSMDHTIRVWSLETMQCIQTLTGHNHVVTSVLCWDQFLLSASLDNTVKVWAATEAGNLEVTFTHTEEQGLITLCGMHDSESKPVLLCSCNDNSVRVYDLPSFSERGKIFSKEEVRSIQIGPGGLFFTGDGSGQVRVWKWSAESTATS comes from the exons ATGGATGCGGATGGGGGAAGAAGGATTTTCAACCGCCTCGGCCCCTCGTCTTCAAGCGATAGCAACGGTAGGCAGCAGAAGGTGTGTTTCCACTGGGAAAAAGGCAAGTGCACGAGAAATCCATGCCCCTTTCTGCACGGGGAGCTGCCGACAGCGGCGAATGGCAAGAGGGGGCATCAGGGTTTCGGGGCGGAGGATAATTACCGTGGCGGCGGCGGATTACGGAGGAGCGGGaactataattttaataatagcAATCATAATAATTCATGGGGCAGGCCGCAGTCGCAGCAGCCGGTAAGCGGCAACAGGACTTTCGTTAGGAAAGTTGAGAAGAAAATCTGCAGCTATTGGGTGCAAGGGAGCTGTAGATACGGGGATACTTGTAAATTTTTGCATCAGTGGTCCACGGATTCGTTTACCTTGTTGACACCGCTCGAGGGCCACAAACAA GCTGTGACAGGGATTACTTTGCCTTCGGGGTCTGATAAGCTGTACTCTGGGAGTGAAGATGAGACAGTCAGAATTTGGGACTGCCAATCTGGTCAG CTGGCAGGTGTAGTGAATATGGGATGTTCAGTAGGCTGTATGCTAAGTGAAGGTCCATGGGTGTTTGTGGGCTTGACAAATCTAGTCAAG GCATGGAATATCCAAACATCAATGGAGCTCAGTTTAAGCGGACCTGTTGGACAAGTGTATTCCCTAGTTGTTGGAAATGATCTACTCTTCGCCGGTAACAAG GATGGGTCAATATTGGCATGGAAATTCAATGCTGTTACAAACTGCTTTGAACCAGCTGCATCACTCTTGGGTCACACTCTTGCTGTCGTGACACTAGTTGTCGGTGGTAACAGAATGTACTCTGGTTCCATGGACCACACTATTAGA GTGTGGAGCCTGGAAACTATGCAATGTATCCAAACTTTAACCGGACATAACCATGTCGTCACATCTGTTTTGTGTTGGGATCAGTTCCTTTTATCAGCTTCATTAGACAACACCGTAAAG GTCTGGGCTGCGACCGAGGCTGGTAATTTGGAAGTAACATTTACCCATACGGAGGAACAG GGTTTAATCACTCTATGCGGGATGCACGATTCAGAAAGTAAGCCAGTGCTGCTCTGCTCCTGTAACGACAATTCTGTCCGAGTCTATGACTTGCCTTC ATTTTCGGAGAGGGGAAAGATCTTCTCCAAGGAGGAGGTCCGCAGCATACAAATTGGCCCCGGTGGTTTGTTTTTCACCGGTGATGGATCGGGTCAAGTAAGAGTGTGGAAGTGGTCGGCAGAATCAACCGCTACTTCATGA